One segment of Phragmites australis chromosome 13, lpPhrAust1.1, whole genome shotgun sequence DNA contains the following:
- the LOC133887881 gene encoding acyl-CoA hydrolase 2-like isoform X4 translates to MDREEGKAAQSPPNLGAIPANLGPGCHWCAATEFLGQVPLLQCLPGSSIRRIAEAVQNLVIMSFVKVNLLMAFTLYWMVSDTFCYLNNILIVLKAEVSAPANTEEANRPDYVLNKYDYFGYGANSSVHQVNVVTLSKLIVGHLLQLTCFILPNQYGHLLQPKTIWNAEETPETHSLLEQILHLEPLEIDIFRGFTLPGAPTFRQVYGGQLIGQALAAASKTVDCLKMVHSLHAIFLVAGDNNLPIIYQVHRARDGSSFATRKVEAKQKGLVIFTLIASFQKEELGFEHQAATMPDVPPPEQLLNMEEIRERHLTDPRFPTQYRNLAAKKKFVPWPIEMRFCEGSASQHKPSLNFWFRARGKLSDDQALHRCVVAYASDLLYSGVSLNPHRQKGLKTYSLSLDHSIWFHKPVKADDWLLYVIESPSAHGGRGFVTGRMFNRQGELVMSLTQEALIRKEKTRVPNPRPKL, encoded by the exons ATGGACCGCGAAGAAGGTAAAGCAGCGCAGAGCCCGCCGAATTTGGGAGCGATTCCGGCTAATCTGGGGCCTGGTTGCCATTGGTGTGCAGCGACAGAGTTCCTGGGGCAGGTGCCCCTCCTGCAGTGCCTCCCGGGCTCCTCCATCCGCAGGATCGCCGAGGCCGTCCAG AACCTGGTGATTATGTCGTTCGTGAAGGTGAACCTGTTGATGGCCTTTACATTATATTGGATGGTCAG TGATACTTTTTGTTACTTGAACAACATTCTCATTGTCTTGAAGGCTGAAGTTTCCGCTCCTGCAAACACAGAAGAAGCAAACCGTCCAGATTATGTGTTAAATAAGTACGACTACTTTGGTTACG GGGCCAATAGTTCCGTTCATCAAGTCAATGTTGTCACACTATCAAAG CTTATTGTTGGCCATCTATTGCAGCTGACCTGCTTCATATTGCCCAATCAATACGGACATTTGTTACAACCAAAAACAATTTGGAATGCGGAGGAGACACCTGAAACCCATTCTTTGCTGGAacaaattttgcatttagaACCACTAGAG atcGATATCTTCCGTGGGTTTACTTTACCAGGAGCTCCTACTTTTAGGCAAGTTTATGGAGGACAGTTGATTGGACAGGCACTAGCAGCAGCATCCAAGACTGTTGACTGTTTAAAAATGGTGCATAGTTTGCATGcgattttccttgttgctggAGACAATAACT TGCCAATAATATATCAAGTTCATCGGGCGCGTGATGGATCCAGCTTTGCCACCAGAAAAGTGGAGGCAAAGCAAAAAGGCCTAGTTATATTCACTTTGATTGCTTCTTTTCAG AAGGAAGAACTGGGGTTTGAACATCAGGCTGCAACCATGCCTGATGTTCCACCTCCAGAACAG CTACTAAATATGGAGGAGATACGTGAAAGACATCTTACTGATCCACGCTTCCCGAC GCAATATAGGAACTTGGCTGCCAAAAAAAAGTTTGTGCCCTGGCCCATAGAAATGAGATTCTGTGAAGGTTCAGCATCTCAACATAAACCAAG CTTAAACTTCTGGTTTAGAGCTAGAGGAAAACTTTCAGATGATCAAGCTCTGCATAG ATGTGTTGTAGCATATGCTTCGGATCTACTATATTCTGGTGTCAGcctgaatcctcatcggcaaaaAGGTTTGAAGACGTACTCGCTCAGTCTTGATCACTC GATTTGGTTCCACAAGCCTGTGAAGGCTGACGACTGGTTGCTGTATGTG ATCGAGAGCCCATCTGCGCACGGTGGCAGGGGTTTCGTTACTGGACGCATGTTCAATCGGCAAGGAGAG CTTGTCATGTCGCTGACCCAAGAGGCGCTGATTAGGAAGGAAAAGACACGAGTACCAAACCCGAGGCCGAAGCTTTGA
- the LOC133887881 gene encoding acyl-CoA hydrolase 2-like isoform X2 — protein MDREEGKAAQSPPNLGAIPANLGPGCHWCAATEFLGQVPLLQCLPGSSIRRIAEAVQNLVIMSFVKVNLLMAFTLYWMVRKYATITSTLRSTKMGEGTEADAILSSDTFCYLNNILIVLKAEVSAPANTEEANRPDYVLNKYDYFGYGANSSVHQVNVVTLSKLTCFILPNQYGHLLQPKTIWNAEETPETHSLLEQILHLEPLEIDIFRGFTLPGAPTFRQVYGGQLIGQALAAASKTVDCLKMVHSLHAIFLVAGDNNLPIIYQVHRARDGSSFATRKVEAKQKGLVIFTLIASFQKEELGFEHQAATMPDVPPPEQLLNMEEIRERHLTDPRFPTQYRNLAAKKKFVPWPIEMRFCEGSASQHKPSLNFWFRARGKLSDDQALHRCVVAYASDLLYSGVSLNPHRQKGLKTYSLSLDHSIWFHKPVKADDWLLYVIESPSAHGGRGFVTGRMFNRQGELVMSLTQEALIRKEKTRVPNPRPKL, from the exons ATGGACCGCGAAGAAGGTAAAGCAGCGCAGAGCCCGCCGAATTTGGGAGCGATTCCGGCTAATCTGGGGCCTGGTTGCCATTGGTGTGCAGCGACAGAGTTCCTGGGGCAGGTGCCCCTCCTGCAGTGCCTCCCGGGCTCCTCCATCCGCAGGATCGCCGAGGCCGTCCAG AACCTGGTGATTATGTCGTTCGTGAAGGTGAACCTGTTGATGGCCTTTACATTATATTGGATGGTCAG AAAATATGCTACAATTACAAGTACTTTGCGATCTACCAAAATGGGAGAGGGGACAGAAGCTGATGCTATTCTTAGCAGTGATACTTTTTGTTACTTGAACAACATTCTCATTGTCTTGAAGGCTGAAGTTTCCGCTCCTGCAAACACAGAAGAAGCAAACCGTCCAGATTATGTGTTAAATAAGTACGACTACTTTGGTTACG GGGCCAATAGTTCCGTTCATCAAGTCAATGTTGTCACACTATCAAAG CTGACCTGCTTCATATTGCCCAATCAATACGGACATTTGTTACAACCAAAAACAATTTGGAATGCGGAGGAGACACCTGAAACCCATTCTTTGCTGGAacaaattttgcatttagaACCACTAGAG atcGATATCTTCCGTGGGTTTACTTTACCAGGAGCTCCTACTTTTAGGCAAGTTTATGGAGGACAGTTGATTGGACAGGCACTAGCAGCAGCATCCAAGACTGTTGACTGTTTAAAAATGGTGCATAGTTTGCATGcgattttccttgttgctggAGACAATAACT TGCCAATAATATATCAAGTTCATCGGGCGCGTGATGGATCCAGCTTTGCCACCAGAAAAGTGGAGGCAAAGCAAAAAGGCCTAGTTATATTCACTTTGATTGCTTCTTTTCAG AAGGAAGAACTGGGGTTTGAACATCAGGCTGCAACCATGCCTGATGTTCCACCTCCAGAACAG CTACTAAATATGGAGGAGATACGTGAAAGACATCTTACTGATCCACGCTTCCCGAC GCAATATAGGAACTTGGCTGCCAAAAAAAAGTTTGTGCCCTGGCCCATAGAAATGAGATTCTGTGAAGGTTCAGCATCTCAACATAAACCAAG CTTAAACTTCTGGTTTAGAGCTAGAGGAAAACTTTCAGATGATCAAGCTCTGCATAG ATGTGTTGTAGCATATGCTTCGGATCTACTATATTCTGGTGTCAGcctgaatcctcatcggcaaaaAGGTTTGAAGACGTACTCGCTCAGTCTTGATCACTC GATTTGGTTCCACAAGCCTGTGAAGGCTGACGACTGGTTGCTGTATGTG ATCGAGAGCCCATCTGCGCACGGTGGCAGGGGTTTCGTTACTGGACGCATGTTCAATCGGCAAGGAGAG CTTGTCATGTCGCTGACCCAAGAGGCGCTGATTAGGAAGGAAAAGACACGAGTACCAAACCCGAGGCCGAAGCTTTGA
- the LOC133887881 gene encoding acyl-CoA hydrolase 2-like isoform X9 — protein MSFVKVNLLMAFTLYWMVRKYATITSTLRSTKMGEGTEADAILSSDTFCYLNNILIVLKAEVSAPANTEEANRPDYVLNKYDYFGYGANSSVHQVNVVTLSKLIVGHLLQLTCFILPNQYGHLLQPKTIWNAEETPETHSLLEQILHLEPLEIDIFRGFTLPGAPTFRQVYGGQLIGQALAAASKTVDCLKMVHSLHAIFLVAGDNNLPIIYQVHRARDGSSFATRKVEAKQKGLVIFTLIASFQKEELGFEHQAATMPDVPPPEQLLNMEEIRERHLTDPRFPTQYRNLAAKKKFVPWPIEMRFCEGSASQHKPSLNFWFRARGKLSDDQALHRCVVAYASDLLYSGVSLNPHRQKGLKTYSLSLDHSIWFHKPVKADDWLLYVIESPSAHGGRGFVTGRMFNRQGELVMSLTQEALIRKEKTRVPNPRPKL, from the exons ATGTCGTTCGTGAAGGTGAACCTGTTGATGGCCTTTACATTATATTGGATGGTCAG AAAATATGCTACAATTACAAGTACTTTGCGATCTACCAAAATGGGAGAGGGGACAGAAGCTGATGCTATTCTTAGCAGTGATACTTTTTGTTACTTGAACAACATTCTCATTGTCTTGAAGGCTGAAGTTTCCGCTCCTGCAAACACAGAAGAAGCAAACCGTCCAGATTATGTGTTAAATAAGTACGACTACTTTGGTTACG GGGCCAATAGTTCCGTTCATCAAGTCAATGTTGTCACACTATCAAAG CTTATTGTTGGCCATCTATTGCAGCTGACCTGCTTCATATTGCCCAATCAATACGGACATTTGTTACAACCAAAAACAATTTGGAATGCGGAGGAGACACCTGAAACCCATTCTTTGCTGGAacaaattttgcatttagaACCACTAGAG atcGATATCTTCCGTGGGTTTACTTTACCAGGAGCTCCTACTTTTAGGCAAGTTTATGGAGGACAGTTGATTGGACAGGCACTAGCAGCAGCATCCAAGACTGTTGACTGTTTAAAAATGGTGCATAGTTTGCATGcgattttccttgttgctggAGACAATAACT TGCCAATAATATATCAAGTTCATCGGGCGCGTGATGGATCCAGCTTTGCCACCAGAAAAGTGGAGGCAAAGCAAAAAGGCCTAGTTATATTCACTTTGATTGCTTCTTTTCAG AAGGAAGAACTGGGGTTTGAACATCAGGCTGCAACCATGCCTGATGTTCCACCTCCAGAACAG CTACTAAATATGGAGGAGATACGTGAAAGACATCTTACTGATCCACGCTTCCCGAC GCAATATAGGAACTTGGCTGCCAAAAAAAAGTTTGTGCCCTGGCCCATAGAAATGAGATTCTGTGAAGGTTCAGCATCTCAACATAAACCAAG CTTAAACTTCTGGTTTAGAGCTAGAGGAAAACTTTCAGATGATCAAGCTCTGCATAG ATGTGTTGTAGCATATGCTTCGGATCTACTATATTCTGGTGTCAGcctgaatcctcatcggcaaaaAGGTTTGAAGACGTACTCGCTCAGTCTTGATCACTC GATTTGGTTCCACAAGCCTGTGAAGGCTGACGACTGGTTGCTGTATGTG ATCGAGAGCCCATCTGCGCACGGTGGCAGGGGTTTCGTTACTGGACGCATGTTCAATCGGCAAGGAGAG CTTGTCATGTCGCTGACCCAAGAGGCGCTGATTAGGAAGGAAAAGACACGAGTACCAAACCCGAGGCCGAAGCTTTGA
- the LOC133887881 gene encoding acyl-CoA hydrolase 2-like isoform X11, which translates to MSFVKVNLLMAFTLYWMVSDTFCYLNNILIVLKAEVSAPANTEEANRPDYVLNKYDYFGYGANSSVHQVNVVTLSKLIVGHLLQLTCFILPNQYGHLLQPKTIWNAEETPETHSLLEQILHLEPLEIDIFRGFTLPGAPTFRQVYGGQLIGQALAAASKTVDCLKMVHSLHAIFLVAGDNNLPIIYQVHRARDGSSFATRKVEAKQKGLVIFTLIASFQKEELGFEHQAATMPDVPPPEQLLNMEEIRERHLTDPRFPTQYRNLAAKKKFVPWPIEMRFCEGSASQHKPSLNFWFRARGKLSDDQALHRCVVAYASDLLYSGVSLNPHRQKGLKTYSLSLDHSIWFHKPVKADDWLLYVIESPSAHGGRGFVTGRMFNRQGELVMSLTQEALIRKEKTRVPNPRPKL; encoded by the exons ATGTCGTTCGTGAAGGTGAACCTGTTGATGGCCTTTACATTATATTGGATGGTCAG TGATACTTTTTGTTACTTGAACAACATTCTCATTGTCTTGAAGGCTGAAGTTTCCGCTCCTGCAAACACAGAAGAAGCAAACCGTCCAGATTATGTGTTAAATAAGTACGACTACTTTGGTTACG GGGCCAATAGTTCCGTTCATCAAGTCAATGTTGTCACACTATCAAAG CTTATTGTTGGCCATCTATTGCAGCTGACCTGCTTCATATTGCCCAATCAATACGGACATTTGTTACAACCAAAAACAATTTGGAATGCGGAGGAGACACCTGAAACCCATTCTTTGCTGGAacaaattttgcatttagaACCACTAGAG atcGATATCTTCCGTGGGTTTACTTTACCAGGAGCTCCTACTTTTAGGCAAGTTTATGGAGGACAGTTGATTGGACAGGCACTAGCAGCAGCATCCAAGACTGTTGACTGTTTAAAAATGGTGCATAGTTTGCATGcgattttccttgttgctggAGACAATAACT TGCCAATAATATATCAAGTTCATCGGGCGCGTGATGGATCCAGCTTTGCCACCAGAAAAGTGGAGGCAAAGCAAAAAGGCCTAGTTATATTCACTTTGATTGCTTCTTTTCAG AAGGAAGAACTGGGGTTTGAACATCAGGCTGCAACCATGCCTGATGTTCCACCTCCAGAACAG CTACTAAATATGGAGGAGATACGTGAAAGACATCTTACTGATCCACGCTTCCCGAC GCAATATAGGAACTTGGCTGCCAAAAAAAAGTTTGTGCCCTGGCCCATAGAAATGAGATTCTGTGAAGGTTCAGCATCTCAACATAAACCAAG CTTAAACTTCTGGTTTAGAGCTAGAGGAAAACTTTCAGATGATCAAGCTCTGCATAG ATGTGTTGTAGCATATGCTTCGGATCTACTATATTCTGGTGTCAGcctgaatcctcatcggcaaaaAGGTTTGAAGACGTACTCGCTCAGTCTTGATCACTC GATTTGGTTCCACAAGCCTGTGAAGGCTGACGACTGGTTGCTGTATGTG ATCGAGAGCCCATCTGCGCACGGTGGCAGGGGTTTCGTTACTGGACGCATGTTCAATCGGCAAGGAGAG CTTGTCATGTCGCTGACCCAAGAGGCGCTGATTAGGAAGGAAAAGACACGAGTACCAAACCCGAGGCCGAAGCTTTGA